The Schistocerca gregaria isolate iqSchGreg1 chromosome 2, iqSchGreg1.2, whole genome shotgun sequence genome contains the following window.
GCAAGGACCATcatgtgcagacgagaggcagtgcgttcggccaggcccttcaagtgcagacgagaagcagtgcgttcggccaggcccatcaagtgcagacgagagggagTGCGTTCGGCCagacccatcaagtgcagacgagaatcAGTGTGTTAGGCCAGGACCATcaattgcagacgagaggcagtgcgttcggccaggcccatcaattgcagacgagaggcagtgcgttcggctaggcccatcaagtgcagacgagaggcagtgcgttcggccaggcccatcaactgcagacgagaggcagtgcgttcggccaggccatcaactgcagacgagaggcagtgcgttcggccaggccatcaactgcagacgagaggcagtgcgttcggccaggcccatcaactgcagacgagaggcagtgcgttcggccaggcccatcaactgcagacgagaggcagtgcgttcggccaggcccatcaactgcagacgagaggcagtgcgttcggccaggcccatcaactgcagacgagaggcagtgcgttcggccaggagcatcaactgcagacgagaggcagtgcgttcggccaggcccatcaagtgcagacgagaggcagtgcgttcggccagcccatcaagtgcagaccgtaggcagtgcgttcggccaggcccatcaagtgcagaccataggcagtgcgttcggccaggcccatcaagtgcagaccataggcagtgcgttcggccaagcccatcaaggtcagaccataggcagtgctttcggccaggcccatcaagtgtaaACCATAGGCAGTGctatcggccaggcccatcaagtgcagacgagaggcaaagccttcggccaggcccatcaattgcagaccataggcagtgcgttcggccaggcccatcaagtgcagaccataggcagtgccttcggccaggcccatcaagtgtagACGATTTGCAGTGCCATCGGccagcccatcaagtgcagacgagaggcagtgcgttcagccaggcccatcaagtgcagacgagaggcagtgcgttcggccaggcccatcaagtgcagacgagaggcagtgcgttcggccaggcccatcaagtggagacgagaggcagtgcgttcggccatgtcCATCAAGTGCCGTGATGAGGCAATGCTTTTGGCCAGGTCCATCAGATCCGGTAGTGAAGCAGTGGAGTTGGCCAGGCCcattagatgtagtcctgtggttggAGAAGCCAGCCAGATCAGTTACAGTCAGAAAGGCCAATCAGCCGATTCCGTGTAGTCATCCAGGCAAATGAGGTGTGGAAGTAATGAAGTGGGGTCATCTTAGCCCACCAGGTGCGGCCTTGGAACAGTTTGGTCGCTCAGCCGCATGAGGTGCAGTCGTGTGGCAGTGCTGTCGGGAAGGCCTATCAGGTGCAGTCgtgtggcagtgctgtcggcaaggcccatcaggagcTGTCTCGATGCACTGATGTTGGCAaggaccatcaagtgcagacgagaggcagtgcgttcggccaggcccatcaagtgccgACGAGAAGCAGTGCGTCCGGCCaggaccatcaagtgcagacgagaggcagtgcgtttggccagacccatcgagtgcagacgagaaTCAGTGTGTTAGGCCAGGACCATcaattgcagacgagaggcagtgcgttcggccaggcccatcaagtgcagatgagaggcagtgcgttcggccaggcccatcaagtgcagacgagaggcagtgcgttcggctaggcccatcaagtgcagacgagaggcagtgcgttcggccaggcccatcaagtgcagacgagaggtagTGCGTTCAGCCAGgcgcatcaagtgcagacgagaggcagtgcgttcagccaGGCGCATCAAGTGCAGActtgaggcagtgcgttcggccaggcccatcaagtgcagacgagaggcagtgcgttcggacaggcccatcaGGAGCTGTCTCGATGCACTGATGTTGGCAaggaccatcaagtgcagacgagaggcagtgcgttcggccaggcccatcaagtgcagacgagaagcagtgcgttcggccaggcccatcaagtgcagacgagaggcagtgcgttcggacaggcccatcaagtgcagaccataggcagtgcgttcggccaggaccatcaagtgcagaccataggcagtgcgttctgccaggaccatcaagtgcagaccataggcagtgcgttcggccaggaccaTCAAGTGctgaccataggcagtgcgttcggccaggcccatcaagtgcagaccataatcagtgcgttcggccaggcccatcaagtgcagaccataggcagtgcgttcggccaggcccatcaagtgcagaccataggcagtgcgttcggccaggcccatcaagtgcagaccataggcagtgcattcggccaggcgcatcaagtgcagaccataggcagtgcgttcggccaggcccatcaagtgcagaccataggcagtgcgttcggccaggcccatcaagtgcagaccataggcagtgctatCGGCCAGGCCCAtccagtgcagacgagaggcagtgccttcggccaggcccatccagtgcagacgagaggcagtgccttcggccaggcccatcaagtgcagacgggaGACAGTGCCTtctgccaggcccatcaagtgcagttgtgGGGCAGTGTGGTCGGCCATGTCTATCAAGTGCAGTGATGATGCAATGCTTTCGGCCAGGTCCATCAGAACCAGTAGTAAGTCAGTGGAGTTGGCCAGACCCATTAGAAGTAGTCCTGCGGTTGGACAAGCCAGCCAGATCAGTTACAGTCAGAGAGGCCAATCAGGCGATTCCGTGTAGTCATCCAGGCCATTGAAGTGTGGTCGTAATGAAGTGGGTTCATCTAAGCCCACCAGGTGCGGCCTTGAGGCAGTATGGTTGCCCAGCCGTATGAGGTGCAGTCGTGTGGCGGTGCTGTCGGCCAGCGGCATGAGGTGCAGTCATGTGGCGGTGCTGTCGGCCAGCGGCACGAGCTGCAGTCGTGTGGCAGTGgtgtcggcaaggcccatcaggtgctgtcTCGAGGCAGTGATGTTGGCAaggaccatcaagtgcagacgagaggcagtgctgtcggcaaggcagtgctgtcgggaaggcagtgctgtcggcaaggcagtgctgtcggcaaggcagtgctgtcggcaaggcagtgctgtcggcaaggcagtgctgtcggcaaggcagtgctgtcggcaaggcagtgctgtcggcaaggcagtgctgtcggcaaggcagtgctgtcggcaaggcagtgctgtcggcaaggcagtgctgtcggcaaggcagtgctgtcggcaaggcagtgctgtcggcaaggcagtgctgtcggcaaggcagtgctgtcggcaaggcagtgctgtcggcaaggcagtgctgtcggcaaggcagagCTGTCGGCAAGGCAGAGCTGTCGGCAAGGCAGAGCTGtcggcaaggcagtgctgtcggcaaggcagtgctgtcggcaaggcagtgctgtcggcgaggcagtgctgtcggcgaggca
Protein-coding sequences here:
- the LOC126330481 gene encoding uncharacterized protein LOC126330481; amino-acid sequence: MVAQPHEVQSCGSAVGKAYQVQSCGSAVGKAHQELSRCTDVGKDHHVQTRGSAFGQALQVQTRSSAFGQAHQVQTRGSAFGQTHQVQTRISVLGQDHQLQTRGSAFGQAHQLQTRGNERQCVRPGHQLQTRGSAFGQAHQLQTRGSAFGQAHQLQTRGSAFGQAHQLQTRGSAFGQAHQLQTRGSAFGQEHQLQTRGSAFGQAHQVQTRGRPSSADERQCVRPGPSSADEKQCVRPGPSSADERQCVWPDPSSADENQCVRPGPSIADERQCVRPGPSSADERQCVRPGPSSADERQCVRLGPSSADERQCVRPGPSSADESAFGQAHQVQTRGSAFGQAHQELSRCTDVGKDHQVQTRGSAFGQAHQVQTRSSAFGQAHQVQTRGSAFGQAHQVQTIGSAFGQDHQVQTIGSAFCQDHQVQTIGSAFGQDHQVLTIGSAFGQAHQVQTIISAFGQAHQVQTIGSAFGQAHQVQTIGSAFGQAHQVQTIGSAFGQAHQVQTIGSAFGQAHQVQTIGSAFGQAHQVQTIGSAIGQAHPVQTRGSAFGQAHPVQTRGSAFGQAHQVQTGDSAFCQAHQVQLWGSVVGHVYQVQ